The Hippocampus zosterae strain Florida chromosome 20, ASM2543408v3, whole genome shotgun sequence genome contains a region encoding:
- the LOC127592870 gene encoding ADP-ribosylation factor-like protein 5B, whose protein sequence is MGLIFAKLWSFFCNQEHKVIIVGLDNAGKTTILYQFLMNEVVHTSPTIGSNVEEIVVKNTHFLMWDIGGQESLRSSWNTYYSNTEFVILVVDSTDRERLVITKEELYRMLAHEDLRKAAVLIFANKQDMKDCMSAAEISKYMTLSAIKDHPWHIQSCCALTGEGLCQGLEWMTSRAGLR, encoded by the exons AACACAAGGTGATCATCGTTGGCCTTGACAATGCCGGCAAGACCACCATCCTCTACCAGTT TCTGATGAACGAGGTGGTCCACACGTCGCCCACCATCGGCAGCAACGTGGAGGAGATCGTGGTGAAGAACACGCACTTCCTCATGTGGGACATTGGCGGACAGGAGTCCCTCAGGTCCTCTTGGAACACGTACTACTCCAACACCGAg TTTGTCATCCTGGTGGTGGACAGCACCGATCGAGAGCGTCTGGTCATCACCAAAGAGGAACTCTACAGGATGTTGGCCCACGAG GACCTGCGCAAAGCGGCCGTGCTGATCTTCGCCAACAAGCAGGACATGAAGGACTGCATGTCAGCGGCCGAGATCTCAAAGTACATGACGCTGAGTGCCATCAAAGATCACCCGTGGCACATCCAGTCCTGCTGCGCTCTCACCGGGGAAGG cTTGTGTCAAGGTCTGGAGTGGATGACATCACGGGCTGGCCTCAGATAG
- the LOC127593475 gene encoding GTPase IMAP family member 4 isoform X2, translating to MEANSNTPSSASTSCESNGPKSSLSPLRLVVLGWRWPGKSLTANTILGREEFRLERAAEFCVTRHTEVAGRPVTVVDTPGWYSSQDTPLSYKKEIARGATLCPPGPHAFLLVIPVGMFTEVDRARIEEHVGLFGERVWRHVLVVFTWAEVLRTISLERYIRREGADLQRVLEKCRRRYMLINNCVFEEQTQVGRLMERVDRIVAEEGGHFLPEEPPALDQNRNLTGDATRQPGAGEKANDMVTLAKNVSSLSTQ from the exons ATGGAAGCTAACAGTAACACACCATCTTCGG CGTCGACATCTTGCGAGAGTAATGGCCCCAAGTCGAGTCTGTCCCCGCTGCGTCTGGTGGTCCTCGGTTGGCGCTGGCCTGGCAAGAGCTTGACGGCCAACACCATCCTGGGCCGCGAGGAGTTCCGCCTGGAGCGCGCTGCCGAGTTTTGCGTGACTCGGCACACGGAGGTGGCAGGGCGCCCGGTGACCGTGGTAGACACGCCAGGCTGGTATTCATCACAGGACACGCCGCTGTCCTATAAGAAAGAGATCGCCCGCGGCGCCACCCTGTGTCCTCCGGGCCCGCACGCCTTCCTGCTCGTCATCCCCGTGGGCATGTTCACTGAGGTGGACCGCGCCAGAATCGAGGAGCACGTGGGCCTGTTCGGGGAGCGGGTGTGGCGGCATGTGCTGGTGGTGTTCACGTGGGCCGAGGTGCTGCGGACCATTTCGCTGGAGCGCTACATCCGGCGCGAGGGTGCCGACCTGCAGCGTGTGCTGGAAAAGTGTCGGCGCCGCTACATGCTCATCAACAACTGCGTGTTCGAGGAGCAGACGCAGGTGGGACGCTTGATGGAGCGTGTGGACCGGATTGTCGCCGAAGAAGGAGGCCACTTCTTGCCCGAGGAGCCCCCGGCGCTGGATCAGAACAGGAACCTGACCGGGGACGCCACACGGCAACCTGGTGCTGGGGAAAAAGCTAATGACATGGTGACTTTAGCCAAAAATGTCAGCAGCCTTTCGACGCAGTGA
- the LOC127593475 gene encoding GTPase IMAP family member 4 isoform X1, protein MEANSNTPSSAASTSCESNGPKSSLSPLRLVVLGWRWPGKSLTANTILGREEFRLERAAEFCVTRHTEVAGRPVTVVDTPGWYSSQDTPLSYKKEIARGATLCPPGPHAFLLVIPVGMFTEVDRARIEEHVGLFGERVWRHVLVVFTWAEVLRTISLERYIRREGADLQRVLEKCRRRYMLINNCVFEEQTQVGRLMERVDRIVAEEGGHFLPEEPPALDQNRNLTGDATRQPGAGEKANDMVTLAKNVSSLSTQ, encoded by the exons ATGGAAGCTAACAGTAACACACCATCTTCGG CAGCGTCGACATCTTGCGAGAGTAATGGCCCCAAGTCGAGTCTGTCCCCGCTGCGTCTGGTGGTCCTCGGTTGGCGCTGGCCTGGCAAGAGCTTGACGGCCAACACCATCCTGGGCCGCGAGGAGTTCCGCCTGGAGCGCGCTGCCGAGTTTTGCGTGACTCGGCACACGGAGGTGGCAGGGCGCCCGGTGACCGTGGTAGACACGCCAGGCTGGTATTCATCACAGGACACGCCGCTGTCCTATAAGAAAGAGATCGCCCGCGGCGCCACCCTGTGTCCTCCGGGCCCGCACGCCTTCCTGCTCGTCATCCCCGTGGGCATGTTCACTGAGGTGGACCGCGCCAGAATCGAGGAGCACGTGGGCCTGTTCGGGGAGCGGGTGTGGCGGCATGTGCTGGTGGTGTTCACGTGGGCCGAGGTGCTGCGGACCATTTCGCTGGAGCGCTACATCCGGCGCGAGGGTGCCGACCTGCAGCGTGTGCTGGAAAAGTGTCGGCGCCGCTACATGCTCATCAACAACTGCGTGTTCGAGGAGCAGACGCAGGTGGGACGCTTGATGGAGCGTGTGGACCGGATTGTCGCCGAAGAAGGAGGCCACTTCTTGCCCGAGGAGCCCCCGGCGCTGGATCAGAACAGGAACCTGACCGGGGACGCCACACGGCAACCTGGTGCTGGGGAAAAAGCTAATGACATGGTGACTTTAGCCAAAAATGTCAGCAGCCTTTCGACGCAGTGA
- the maf1b gene encoding MAF1 homolog, negative regulator of RNA polymerase III b: MKLLENSLFEALSSRLCAETGESRILGRIESYSCKMAGDDKHMFKQFCQDGEPHILEALSPPQSASAASPELLAKSAEDPESPLSDKCCRKTIFYLITTLNESFRPDYDFSAARAHEFSREPSLNWVANAVNSSLFSAVGEGFNSLGPELWNAIDQEINLPACDIYSYNPDLDSDPFGEEGSLWSFNYFFYNKKLKRIVFLTCRYVSVLSGYGGDGLDSDELDMELDEDEEEELAGFTEDRCSRVVCV, translated from the exons ATGAAGTTGTTGGAAAACTCGCTTTTCGAGGCACTCAGCTCAAGGCTGTGTGCTGAAACGGGAGAGTCTCGTATCCTTGGGAG GATCGAGAGCTACTCGTGCAAGATGGCGGGTGACGACAAGCACATGTTCAAGCAGTTCTGCCAGGACGGCGAGCCGCACATCCTGGAGGCTCTGTCCCCGCCGCAATCTGCCAGCGCTGCAAGTCCCGAGCT GCTGGCCAAGAGCGCTGAGGACCCAGAGAGCCCCCTGAGCGACAAGTGCTGCAGGAAGACCATCTTCTATCTCATCACCACGCTCAATGAATCCTTCAGGCCAGACTACGACTTCAGTGCGGCGCGGGCACACGAGTTCAGCCGGGAGCCAAGTCTCAACTGG GTGGCGAACGCAGTCAACAGCAGCTTGTTCTCAGCCGTGGGGGAAGGATTCAACTCTTTGGGACCCGAGTTGTGGAACGCCATCGACCAGGAGATCAACCTGCCCGCATGTGACATCTACAG CTACAATCCTGATCTGGACTCGGATCCTTTCGGAGAGGAGGGCAGCCTCTGGTCATTTAACTATTTCTTCTACAACAAGAAGCTGAAGAGGATCGTTTTCCTCACGTGTCGCTACGTCAG TGTCCTAAGCGGCTACGGAGGAGATGGCCTGGACAGCGACGAGCTGGACATGGAGCTggatgaggatgaagaagaggagctGGCTGGCTTCACAGAGGACAG gtgCTCCAGAGTTGTGTGCGTCTGA
- the zfand1 gene encoding AN1-type zinc finger protein 1 has translation MAELDIGKHCQIDSCHQQDFLPFVCDSCDGVYCLEHRSREAHSCSQEPVRRNPQPMGGTTSHLCSFEDCKGKELLPVICPQCEKCFCLVHRHQDDHKCEKLEVQKPRMAATKELVQRIVESKDGSKIKGRKGAKNSATAAKVALMKLKLHAAGDKGLPQAERTYFQVYLPKGSQATSQPMFFCSKWSVGKVVDSAASLASLKNNNNVLAAKKLRLCHPETGKSLRMDDSLHTLLTSPEDPLHNGGNVILEYLDNDSTGVEDVSNYITLR, from the exons ATGGCTGAGTTAGACATCGGAAAGCACTGTCAAATAGATTCTTGTCACCAACAAG ATTTCCTTCCATTTGTTTGTGATTCCTGCGATGGAGTCTACTG ccTAGAACACAGAAGCAGAGAGGCTCACTCATGCTCACAG GAGCCTGTGAGGAGGAACCCCCAACCTATGGGCGGCACCACAAGTCATCTATGCTCCTTCGAAGACTGCAAGGGGAAAGAACTGCTGCCTGTTATCTGCCCACAGTGTGAGAAGTGCTTCTGTTTGGT CCATCGTCATCAAGATGATCACAAGTGTGAGAAGCTGGAGGTCCAAAAGCCACGCATGGCAGCCACCAAGGAGCTGGTGCAAAGGATTGTGG AGTCAAAGGACGGTTCCAAAATCAAAGGGCGTAAAGGGGCGAAGAACAGCGCCACGGCAGCCAAGGTAGCGCTGATGAAACTGAAGCTTCACGCTGCAGGAGACAAAGGTTTACCTCAG GCAGAAAGAACCTACTTTCAAGTGTATCTTCCAAAAGGGAGTCAGGCGACCAGTCAGCCCATGTTCTTTTGCTCCAAATGGAGCGTGGGCAAGGTGGTGGATTCCGCGGCCTCACTCGCTTCcctcaagaacaacaacaatgtgcTCGCAGCCAAG aaGTTGCGCCTCTGTCATCCCGAGACAGGGAAGTCTTTGCGAATGGACGACAGCCTCCACACACTTCTGACCAGCCCGGAAGACCCCTTGCACAATGGAGGTAATGTGATCCTTGAGTACCTGGACAACGACAGCACGGGCGTGGAGGATGTTTCAAACTATATTACTCTCAGATGA
- the chmp4c gene encoding charged multivesicular body protein 4c, which yields MSKITKFFKGSSSSGSSSGSKSKHHHRSKGGPSPQEAIHKLRETEDMLSKKQDYLEKRIEQEITIAKKHGTRNKRAALQALKRKKRLEQQLTQIDGTLSTIEFQREALENSHTNTEVVRNMGYAAQAMKKVHDSMDLNKIDDLMEDINEQQDVAREINEAISRPYGETYDEDELLAELEELEQEDMDDNLRSMGGLPSVPSSRLPSAPSGRVAQRGTARRRGEDEDDMRMLASWGS from the exons ATGAGTAAAATCACGAAATTCTTCAAGGGGAGTTCGAGCTCCGGCTCGTCATCCGGGAGTAAGTCCAAACACCACCACCGGTCCAAGGGGGGACCCTCTCCCCAGGAGGCCATCCACAAGCTCCGGGAGACTGAAGACATGTTGAGCAAGAAGCAGGACTACCTGGAAAAAAGAATCGAGCAGGAAATCACGATAGCCAAGAAGCATGGCACAAGAAATAAGAGGG CTGCCCTGCAGGCCTTGAAGAGAAAGAAACGCCTGGAGCAGCAGCTGACACAGATCGACGGCACGCTTTCCACCATCGAGTTCCAGCGGGAAGCTCTGGAAAACTCGCACACCAACACAGAGGTGGTGAGAAACATGGGCTACGCCGCCCAGGCCATGAAGAAGGTCCACGACAGCAT GGATCTAAACAAGATAGACGATCTGATGGAAGACATCAACGAGCAGCAAGATGTGGCCCGCGAGATCAACGAAGCCATCTCCAGACCCTACGGCGAAACTTACGACGAG GATGAGCTGCTGGCCGAGCTAGAGGAGCTGGAGCAGGAGGACATGGATGATAACCTGAGGAGCATGGGAGGACTGCCCTCAGTGCCCAGTTCAAGACTGCCCTCGGCTCCATCAGGACGCGTAGCTCAGCGCGGAA cggcCAGAAGAAGGGGCGAGGATGAGGACGACATGCGCATGCTGGCATCGTGGGGATcataa